A section of the Halopiger aswanensis genome encodes:
- a CDS encoding 50S ribosomal protein L1, with amino-acid sequence MADSDIETAVARALEESPDRNFTETVDLAINLRDLDLNEPSNRVDESVVLPSGTGQETRIVVIAEGETAVRAEEVADEVLSEDDVADLDDDEAKDMADETDFFIAEEAMMQDIARHLGTILGPRGKMPDPLSPDEDVVETVNRLKNTVQLRSGDRRTFHTLVGSEEMDAEDVADNIDVILRRLHADLEKGPQNIDAVYVKTTMGPSVEVA; translated from the coding sequence ATGGCAGATTCGGATATTGAAACCGCAGTGGCTCGCGCACTCGAGGAGTCGCCGGACCGGAACTTTACCGAGACGGTGGACCTCGCGATCAACCTGCGCGACCTTGACCTGAACGAACCGTCGAACCGTGTTGACGAGTCCGTCGTGCTCCCGTCCGGAACCGGACAGGAGACGCGAATCGTCGTCATCGCCGAAGGAGAAACCGCCGTCCGCGCCGAGGAGGTCGCGGACGAGGTCCTTTCGGAGGACGACGTGGCCGACCTTGACGACGACGAAGCCAAGGATATGGCCGACGAGACGGACTTCTTCATCGCCGAAGAGGCGATGATGCAAGATATCGCCCGGCACCTGGGTACCATCCTCGGTCCCCGGGGGAAGATGCCGGACCCGCTCTCGCCCGACGAGGACGTCGTCGAGACCGTCAACCGGCTCAAGAACACCGTGCAGCTTCGCTCGGGTGACCGACGCACGTTCCACACGCTCGTCGGCTCCGAGGAGATGGATGCCGAGGACGTCGCCGACAACATCGACGTCATCCTGCGACGCCTGCACGCCGACCTCGAGAAGGGGCCCCAGAACATCGACGCCGTCTACGTCAAGACGACGATGGGGCCGTCCGTGGAGGTGGCCTAA